A single region of the Planctomycetota bacterium genome encodes:
- a CDS encoding multidrug efflux RND transporter permease subunit translates to MLSTFFIHRPIFATVLSLVIIVAGVTAVSSLPIASYPNMAPPTISVTAVYPGADAETLASTVASPIEQEVNGVEGMLYMSSTSAGDGTYSLRISFATGTDLDIASVQVQNRVAAAEPSLPQEVRQFGVKTEKRMPDFAQMISVTSNDPQLDDIFLSNWAALNLRDQLQRVDGVGSVQVFGAADYAMRVWLDPEKLQVRGLTASDVLNAIRDQNVQVAAGTIGQPPADAGTPFQFAVTAQGRLLDADEFGQITIRQTEDGRKLLLRDIARIELGAENYVVESKVDGNPASVLAIYQLPGANLVNVSDDVQALLEELRPTFPDGVDVAVTYDAADQVRASIKEIVTTLLIAAVLVILTVLVFLQDFRATIIPAVTIPVSLVGTFAVMLLLGFSLNTLTLFGLVLAIGIVVDDAIVVVENVARNLEETDLSPKEAAVKAMEEVTGPVIATTLVLLAVFVPTSFMSGMTGVMYNQFGLTIAAATIFSSVNALTLSPALCGVLLKRSSGKKNPLFRAFNTAIESSTAGYTKLVTQSVRKAAIALLLFAGLSLVGVFGYSSLPGGFVPDEDQGYLMAGVVLPDAASRERTRAVTAEVDQMVGETEGIKSFIQINGYSLIDGVANPNVASYIMTLEHWDDRDRTQPQILRELQGKLATVIDGFAFAFPTPPIPGLGTSGGFDMQLQDRAGVGVETLQNVAFNLAADANTQSNITGANSSFRANVPQLFVDVDREKVQQLGLRLSDVFGTLQTNLGSSYANDFNAFGRTYQVKVQADSPFRSTPSDILALRVRDADGNEIPMSAVATVEQRFGPSSINRFNLYPAASIKGSAAPGASSGEALDLMEQIAGQSLPTSMGFEWTGLSYQEKEASGGVLIIFALSMLLVFLTLAAQYESWTLPAAVLLAVPLGLLGVAAGCLARGFDNNVYTQIGVVLLIAMVSKNSILIIEFAREKRSEGLSPADAAIEAARLRFRPILMTAFSFVLGTAPLVVATGAGAGARTNLGTAVFMGLIVATIFGVIFTPAIYRVVQGTSERFGRRSNDEAEADVVPAAAEPA, encoded by the coding sequence ATGCTGTCCACGTTTTTCATTCATCGCCCGATCTTCGCGACGGTCCTGTCGCTGGTCATCATCGTCGCCGGCGTGACGGCGGTGAGCAGTCTTCCGATCGCGTCGTACCCCAACATGGCCCCGCCGACGATCTCGGTAACGGCCGTTTATCCGGGTGCGGACGCAGAAACGCTGGCGTCGACGGTCGCCTCGCCGATCGAGCAGGAGGTCAACGGCGTCGAGGGCATGCTCTACATGAGCTCGACCAGCGCCGGCGACGGCACGTACAGCCTGCGGATCAGCTTCGCCACCGGCACTGACCTCGACATCGCCAGCGTCCAGGTGCAGAACCGCGTCGCGGCGGCAGAGCCGTCGCTGCCGCAGGAAGTCCGGCAGTTCGGCGTGAAGACCGAAAAGCGAATGCCGGACTTCGCGCAGATGATCAGCGTCACGTCGAACGATCCGCAGCTGGACGACATCTTCCTGTCCAACTGGGCGGCGCTGAACCTGCGCGACCAGCTGCAGCGTGTCGACGGCGTCGGCAGCGTGCAGGTGTTCGGTGCGGCTGACTACGCGATGCGGGTTTGGCTCGACCCGGAAAAGCTGCAGGTTCGCGGGCTGACGGCGAGCGACGTGCTCAACGCGATTCGCGATCAGAACGTCCAGGTCGCCGCCGGCACCATCGGCCAGCCACCGGCCGACGCGGGGACGCCCTTCCAGTTCGCCGTCACCGCGCAAGGCCGACTGCTCGACGCCGACGAGTTCGGGCAGATCACGATCCGCCAGACCGAAGACGGCCGGAAGCTCTTGCTCCGCGACATCGCCCGCATCGAGCTTGGCGCCGAGAACTACGTGGTGGAGTCGAAGGTTGACGGCAACCCCGCGTCGGTCCTGGCGATCTACCAGCTTCCCGGGGCCAACCTCGTCAACGTCTCCGACGACGTGCAGGCACTGCTCGAAGAGCTTCGGCCGACGTTTCCCGATGGCGTCGACGTGGCCGTCACCTACGACGCGGCGGACCAGGTTCGTGCGTCGATCAAGGAGATCGTCACGACGCTTTTGATCGCGGCGGTGCTGGTCATCCTGACGGTGCTCGTCTTCCTGCAGGACTTCCGGGCGACCATCATCCCGGCGGTGACGATTCCAGTGTCGCTGGTCGGCACGTTCGCGGTCATGCTGCTGCTGGGCTTCAGTCTGAACACGCTGACGCTGTTCGGCCTGGTGCTGGCGATCGGCATCGTCGTGGACGACGCGATCGTGGTCGTGGAGAACGTCGCACGAAACCTCGAAGAGACCGACCTCTCGCCCAAGGAGGCGGCGGTCAAGGCGATGGAAGAGGTGACCGGGCCGGTCATCGCCACGACGCTGGTGCTGCTGGCGGTCTTCGTGCCGACGAGCTTCATGAGCGGCATGACGGGCGTCATGTACAACCAGTTCGGCCTGACCATCGCGGCCGCGACGATCTTCAGCTCCGTCAACGCCCTCACGCTCAGCCCGGCGCTATGCGGCGTGCTGCTCAAGCGATCCAGCGGCAAGAAGAACCCGCTGTTCCGCGCTTTCAACACGGCGATCGAGTCATCGACGGCCGGCTACACGAAGCTGGTCACTCAGTCGGTCCGCAAGGCTGCGATCGCCCTGCTGCTGTTTGCGGGGCTGAGCCTCGTAGGCGTCTTTGGCTACTCGTCGCTGCCGGGCGGCTTCGTGCCGGACGAAGACCAGGGCTATTTGATGGCCGGCGTCGTGCTGCCCGACGCGGCCTCGCGCGAGCGGACGCGCGCCGTCACGGCCGAGGTCGACCAGATGGTCGGCGAGACCGAAGGCATCAAGTCGTTCATCCAGATCAACGGCTACTCGCTCATCGACGGCGTCGCGAACCCGAACGTCGCGTCGTACATCATGACGCTCGAGCACTGGGACGATCGCGACCGCACGCAGCCACAGATTCTGCGTGAGCTGCAGGGCAAGCTTGCGACGGTCATCGACGGCTTTGCGTTCGCCTTCCCGACGCCGCCCATTCCAGGACTCGGGACCAGCGGCGGGTTCGACATGCAGCTGCAGGACCGTGCGGGTGTCGGCGTGGAGACGCTGCAGAACGTCGCCTTCAACCTCGCCGCCGACGCCAACACGCAGAGCAACATCACCGGGGCCAACAGCTCGTTCCGCGCGAACGTGCCGCAGCTCTTCGTCGACGTGGATCGCGAGAAAGTCCAGCAGCTGGGCCTGCGGCTGAGCGACGTCTTCGGGACGCTGCAGACGAACCTTGGCAGCAGCTACGCGAATGACTTCAACGCGTTCGGCCGGACCTATCAGGTGAAGGTTCAGGCCGACTCGCCGTTCCGATCGACGCCGAGCGACATCCTGGCGCTGCGGGTTCGCGACGCGGACGGCAACGAGATTCCGATGTCGGCGGTCGCGACGGTCGAGCAGCGGTTCGGGCCGTCGAGCATCAATCGCTTCAACCTCTATCCGGCGGCGAGCATCAAGGGCTCGGCCGCGCCGGGTGCGTCATCGGGCGAGGCGCTGGACCTGATGGAGCAGATCGCCGGCCAGTCACTGCCGACGTCGATGGGCTTCGAATGGACCGGCCTGTCGTATCAGGAGAAGGAAGCCAGCGGCGGCGTGCTGATCATCTTCGCCCTGTCGATGCTGCTGGTCTTCCTGACACTCGCGGCGCAGTACGAGTCGTGGACGCTGCCGGCGGCGGTGCTGCTCGCCGTGCCTCTGGGGCTGCTGGGCGTCGCGGCCGGGTGTCTGGCACGTGGCTTTGACAACAACGTTTACACGCAGATCGGCGTGGTCTTGCTCATCGCGATGGTCAGCAAGAACTCCATCCTGATCATCGAGTTCGCTCGTGAGAAACGGAGCGAAGGCCTGTCGCCAGCCGACGCGGCGATCGAGGCGGCGCGGCTTCGGTTCCGGCCGATCCTGATGACGGCGTTCAGCTTCGTGCTCGGCACGGCACCGCTGGTCGTCGCGACCGGCGCTGGCGCTGGCGCACGGACCAACCTCGGCACGGCCGTCTTCATGGGCCTGATCGTCGCGACGATCTTCGGCGTCATCTTCACGCCCGCGATCTACCGCGTCGTGCAGGGGACGAGCGAGCGGTTCGGGCGTCGATCGAACGACGAAGCCGAGGCCGACGTCGTTCCAGCTGCGGCGGAGCCGGCGTGA
- a CDS encoding ion channel: protein MKRFRFAYLLAALVLIAFVRPFLVGQLLGVGVIDLLLFVTLLAGAFAAVESRVRLMIVSGLAVLSAVSQVLLLAADVFAASIVFLVTTIAFYGMVAGSLLTTMFHGRRVTGDTICQAISIYLLLGLLGTMGFALLEAIVPGSFTFANAAAEANERFDRFLGFSFVTLTTLGYGNISPATPRADALATALAAAGQIYLAIVVARLVGIQVGQQQAKVNS from the coding sequence GTGAAGCGGTTTCGCTTCGCCTACCTGTTGGCGGCGTTGGTGCTGATCGCGTTCGTTCGGCCGTTTCTGGTCGGGCAACTGCTGGGTGTGGGCGTGATCGATCTGCTGCTGTTCGTCACGCTATTGGCCGGAGCGTTCGCGGCCGTCGAGTCGAGGGTGCGGCTGATGATCGTGTCGGGCCTGGCGGTGCTTTCGGCGGTGTCGCAGGTGCTGCTGTTGGCTGCGGATGTGTTCGCCGCGAGCATCGTCTTTTTGGTGACGACGATCGCGTTCTACGGCATGGTCGCCGGATCGTTGCTCACGACGATGTTCCACGGCCGGCGTGTGACAGGGGACACCATCTGTCAGGCGATCTCGATTTACCTGCTGCTGGGCCTGCTCGGGACGATGGGGTTTGCGCTGCTCGAAGCGATCGTTCCGGGCTCGTTCACCTTTGCCAACGCCGCCGCCGAGGCGAACGAGCGGTTCGACCGATTCCTGGGCTTCAGCTTCGTCACGCTCACGACGCTCGGCTACGGCAACATCTCGCCCGCCACACCACGGGCCGACGCGCTGGCGACCGCGCTGGCGGCGGCGGGTCAGATCTATCTGGCGATCGTCGTCGCCCGACTCGTCGGGATTCAGGTCGGCCAGCAGCAGGCGAAGGTCAACTCGTGA
- a CDS encoding Ig-like domain-containing protein, which yields MSRSLRRAESAPSPINAKAALPVEALEARRLLSTVAGDADPERILFIRGADRSGGFLEANNDFGRTEQLADIDNFQEFNGNHGWGTFATALRDAGYDVSQITETVEADAPATGQTDGVHIDLETIDLLQYDVVVFGSNNATYDQTAVDAFEDYVRRGGATLFISDANFGSNWGDAPASDQPFLDVIGWKMNQDRGTYSLFRDQGDFVVPTHPIFSGIDRFDGEGVSPVNLADATTGQRLAVAKGNTSDNDRPGRAPARSVTSDDASLAIAELDGGRIAAHFDRNTFFNQNGAGTNINRFDNRDYAINLFDWLSGRIGDTRQPVGQGEVKLDASQTIRLTFDEDVAESIDPAQISVLNTSNFTPIPTSQFNVAVTDFGRAIELEYDIGTFGPLPNGQYSVTLLAGNAEDRAGNTLAGDVLFNFDVLAGDANDDGVVDLADFGVLRANFGSPGLFSTGDFNYDGVIDLADFGILRANFGAALDELTS from the coding sequence ATGTCTCGATCTCTCCGCCGCGCCGAATCTGCTCCGTCTCCCATCAACGCCAAGGCGGCCTTGCCTGTGGAGGCGTTGGAGGCACGACGACTCCTCTCCACGGTGGCGGGCGATGCTGATCCTGAGCGCATTCTCTTCATTCGCGGGGCCGACCGGTCGGGCGGTTTCCTGGAGGCCAACAACGACTTCGGCCGGACGGAACAGCTCGCCGACATCGACAACTTCCAAGAGTTCAACGGCAATCACGGCTGGGGCACTTTCGCCACGGCCCTGCGCGATGCCGGCTACGACGTTTCGCAGATCACCGAGACCGTCGAAGCTGACGCACCGGCCACCGGTCAGACGGACGGCGTGCACATCGACCTGGAGACGATCGACCTGCTCCAGTACGACGTCGTCGTCTTCGGCTCGAACAACGCCACCTACGACCAGACTGCCGTCGACGCCTTCGAGGACTACGTCCGACGCGGCGGGGCGACGCTCTTCATCAGCGATGCCAACTTCGGCAGCAACTGGGGCGACGCCCCGGCCAGCGATCAGCCGTTCCTCGACGTGATCGGCTGGAAGATGAACCAGGATCGCGGCACCTACTCGCTCTTCCGCGATCAGGGCGACTTTGTCGTCCCGACGCACCCGATCTTTAGCGGCATCGACCGCTTTGACGGCGAGGGCGTGAGCCCCGTCAACCTTGCCGACGCGACCACCGGCCAGCGGCTGGCTGTCGCAAAGGGCAACACCAGCGACAACGACCGCCCCGGCCGCGCACCGGCACGCTCCGTCACGTCAGACGACGCCAGCCTCGCCATCGCCGAACTCGACGGCGGCCGGATCGCGGCGCACTTCGATCGCAACACGTTCTTCAATCAGAACGGTGCCGGCACGAACATCAATCGCTTCGACAATCGCGACTACGCGATCAACCTGTTCGACTGGCTCAGCGGCCGAATCGGCGACACCAGGCAACCCGTCGGCCAGGGCGAGGTCAAGCTCGACGCGTCTCAGACGATTCGCCTGACCTTCGACGAAGACGTTGCCGAGAGCATCGATCCGGCACAGATCAGCGTCCTCAACACCAGCAACTTCACGCCGATCCCGACGTCGCAGTTCAACGTTGCGGTCACCGACTTCGGGCGCGCGATCGAGCTCGAGTACGACATCGGCACGTTCGGCCCGCTGCCCAACGGCCAGTACAGCGTGACGCTCTTGGCCGGCAACGCCGAGGACCGCGCGGGCAACACGCTGGCGGGCGACGTGCTGTTCAACTTCGACGTGCTTGCCGGCGATGCGAATGACGACGGCGTCGTCGACCTTGCGGACTTTGGCGTTCTGCGGGCCAACTTCGGGTCGCCTGGCCTCTTCAGCACCGGCGACTTCAACTACGACGGCGTGATTGATCTGGCCGACTTTGGCATCCTGCGGGCCAACTTCGGCGCGGCGTTGGACGAGCTCACGAGTTGA